Proteins encoded in a region of the Acidobacteriota bacterium genome:
- a CDS encoding glycosyltransferase, which translates to MRALDAATLVVYYAALSGLAAFGVHRLVLTRASRKYRGAVVAPAGALPHVTIQLPIYNEICVVDRLVEAACALDYPRELLEIQILDDSTDRTAGRARELAAAWRGRGHDVVCLHRDGRAGYKAGALAAGLTAARGELIAVFDADFVPPPGFLMTTVPHFADPSVGMVQAAWGHLNRDASLLTRAQALLLDAHFLVEQSGRAASGLWFNFNGTAGVFRRACIEAAGGWQADTLTEDLDLSYRAQLAGWRFVFVDAPRCPAELPAEMDALRSQQHRWALGSIQTARKLMPAILRSGAPARAKLEATIHLTNNAAYLLLLAVSLLIVPSLAIRRSLGWSLGAPDLIVFVAGTGAFAAFCLRALRLDRAPGRGRRPASLLARFAAAFPIVMALGAGLALNNALAVLEAFDAGAPSFRRTPKQGRGTGAAPRRAYRGEPSQLAAVEAFLAIFFGVAAVWAAGEGFYASVPFLVLFAAGNAYVAGLTLGQRVAWRRSPAPGN; encoded by the coding sequence ATCCGCGCCCTCGACGCCGCCACCCTCGTGGTCTACTACGCGGCCCTCTCGGGGCTGGCCGCTTTCGGCGTTCATCGCCTCGTCCTCACGCGCGCCTCCCGGAAGTATCGCGGGGCGGTGGTCGCTCCCGCGGGGGCGCTTCCCCACGTCACGATCCAGCTGCCGATCTACAACGAGATCTGCGTCGTCGATCGCCTCGTGGAGGCGGCGTGCGCGCTCGACTATCCGCGGGAGCTTCTCGAGATTCAGATCCTGGACGATTCGACCGATCGGACCGCCGGACGCGCGCGGGAGCTCGCCGCGGCGTGGCGCGGCCGCGGCCACGACGTCGTCTGCCTGCATCGGGACGGTCGCGCCGGGTACAAGGCCGGGGCGCTCGCCGCGGGGCTCACCGCCGCCCGGGGCGAGCTGATCGCCGTCTTCGACGCCGACTTCGTCCCGCCGCCCGGATTCCTGATGACGACCGTCCCCCACTTCGCCGACCCTTCGGTCGGGATGGTACAGGCGGCATGGGGACACCTCAACAGGGACGCCTCGCTCCTCACGCGCGCGCAGGCGCTCCTCCTCGACGCGCACTTCCTCGTGGAGCAGTCCGGCCGCGCCGCCTCGGGGCTGTGGTTCAATTTCAACGGGACCGCGGGGGTCTTCCGGCGCGCGTGCATCGAGGCCGCCGGGGGGTGGCAGGCCGACACGCTCACGGAAGATCTCGATCTCTCCTACCGCGCCCAGCTCGCGGGGTGGCGGTTCGTCTTCGTGGACGCACCCCGCTGCCCTGCGGAGCTGCCGGCGGAGATGGACGCGCTGAGGTCGCAGCAGCACCGCTGGGCCCTCGGCTCCATCCAGACGGCGAGGAAGCTGATGCCGGCGATCCTGCGCTCCGGGGCCCCGGCGCGGGCGAAACTCGAGGCGACGATTCACCTGACCAACAACGCCGCCTACCTGCTCCTCCTCGCCGTCTCGCTGCTGATCGTCCCGTCGCTGGCGATCAGGCGATCGCTCGGATGGAGCCTCGGCGCCCCCGACCTGATCGTGTTCGTCGCGGGAACCGGAGCCTTCGCCGCCTTCTGCCTGCGGGCGCTGCGCCTCGACCGCGCGCCGGGACGCGGCCGTCGCCCCGCCTCGCTCCTCGCGCGTTTCGCGGCCGCCTTTCCGATCGTGATGGCCCTCGGCGCCGGGCTCGCGCTCAACAACGCCCTGGCCGTCCTCGAGGCCTTCGACGCCGGCGCCCCCTCGTTCCGGAGGACCCCGAAGCAGGGGCGCGGCACGGGGGCGGCCCCGCGCCGCGCCTATCGAGGCGAGCCGTCGCAGCTCGCGGCCGTCGAAGCGTTCCTCGCGATCTTCTTCGGCGTCGCGGCGGTCTGGGCGGCGGGCGAGGGGTTCTACGCGTCGGTTCCGTTTCTCGTCCTCTTCGCGGCGGGGAATGCGTACGTCGCCGGACTGACCCTCGGCCAGAGAGTCGCCTGGCGCCGGAGTCCGGCTCCGGGAAACTGA